The Papaver somniferum cultivar HN1 chromosome 6, ASM357369v1, whole genome shotgun sequence genome segment TCAAACGCATCCGTGGATTAAATTTGGTCCACAACAATCTCCTAAAAACAAAACACTCACTCACCTCGACAAAGCTCGTCGGAGAACAGTTACAAGTAATGCCGGAGCACTAAGATGAGGCAAATGCCCCTCAGTATGCAAAATCTCGACAGTATTCCGACCACCTAAATGTGTTTGCAAATACATGGCAACTTCAACTGGGACTGATACATCTTTAGCACTTTGAATAATACAACAAGGAACTTTAACAAACCCTAACAGACTCCTCAAATCACTGTTAAAAACAGTGCGACATACGAATAATGATATATCCGGTCTCATGTTGAACAGTGTTCGACTAAATTCTCGTACTGCTGCTGGAACATCAGCTCCAACTGCTAATGGCGCAAACCCGCTGACCCATGCTGCATAATTGGACTCCATAGCTGCAAAAACTGTCTCGATTTCGCCTCGTTCGAATCCTCCGTGAtaatcaacatcattcaaaaacctGTTTATCACCAATTTTATCAAAATTTGGTACTCGTAATTTGCAATTTGACATGAAAAATTTGAGTTTGGGGGTTTAG includes the following:
- the LOC113288570 gene encoding probable strigolactone esterase DAD2, which gives rise to MGINLLEALNVRVVGNGEKVVVFAHGFGTDQSAWQRILPYFLPNYRIILHDLVCAGSVNPDYFDFRRYTNLDAYVDDVLQILDALGIEKCAYVGHSVSAMIGIIASIRRPELFTKLVLIGASPRFLNDVDYHGGFERGEIETVFAAMESNYAAWVSGFAPLAVGADVPAAVREFSRTLFNMRPDISLFVCRTVFNSDLRSLLGFVKVPCCIIQSAKDVSVPVEVAMYLQTHLGGRNTVEILHTEGHLPHLSAPALLVTVLRRALSR